GAACCACGACACCAGCGAGTTCGACTGAGTTGGTTGTGTTGTCTCGGGCAACAAGTACCAGGTCATCGTCGTTGGTGGCGTTGGGTGATGTCGGCGACATCAAGTGCCGCTGCGAACTGACTGCGGACTGGAGGGCTGCATCGGTGGCCCGGAAAGGCGCCATGCATCGTGCCGGATTCCTGGGAGGCAGTCGGCATCGGATCAGCTTGTGCACAGAAGTGCACCATCGAGACGCCGGGGCGCGCCTCGCCAATCCACTCGGGATGTGACTATTCAGCCACGGTGGGGATGGTAAGTGGCACTGCTGCGACGACTCGACACGTCGGTCTGGTGTGCGAAAGTAACGGCAACGGCAAACGGACAGGGGGCTCTGTGCCGCACGATAAAGATGGCAAGTACGTGGAGATGCAGGACGCCTACGACGCGTGGGAACCATTCGCTGTTGAGATCTTGCTTTCGGCGGCCGAGCGCTACCACGGCTTCGTCACCTATACCCAGCTCGCCGATTACGTGAAGGACAAGTCTGGCATTACCCACAACGCCCTGGTGCAGAACTGGGTTGGCAATCTCCTGGGGCGTGTCATCGAGGTCTGCACCGCGAACGGATGGCCGCAGCTCACGTCTCTGTGCGTCACCTCGGACGGCACGGTTGGTCCCGGTTACAAGTTCGCGCTGCTAGCAGCCGAGAGCAACCGGCAGAACGTTGACGGCGACCCTAGCCTTGAGCATCTCGATGACCACGCGGCTAAAGAGCGGTTTGAGTGCTACAGATTCTTCGGTGCGGAGTTGCCGCCCGATGGCGGTCGGCCGGCACTCACGCCTAAGGCGCAGGCGACGCGGGAGTACAAACGCGCGCTGGCTAAGCGTGCTGAACCGCCGAAGTTTTGCCCCGAGCATCCCTGGATAGCATTGCCGACGAGCGGGGTATGTGACGACTGCGAGTAGGCGCAGGACTGGTGCCAGCCCCGTCGGCAAACCTGGCGCTTGGTGAGCGTGTCGTTCACGGTATTACTCAACCCCATTCGTTAGGCATGCTAACTACGCTAAGGATCTGAGCGGCCAAACCCAAACAGCGTCTTTGTGACGTTGCGAGATCGTCGCGTCCATGTTGCAAGTTGTCGTGAACAGCAACGGATCGCCTCGGATACCAGCGGACTGCACGTGCAGGTAGAGGCCCTGAAAACGAACCGCTACGAATATCTCCGGGCGTTCTCAGCAACTTTGCCTAGCTGAACACGCGGGTCCGATTCCCGTCATCGGCTCCGCGCTGGACAGGCATTCTTTGCCGGTTGTCCCTCGGCTGAGACGGGCGGTCCCGTAAGGGTTCCGAGCTGGCGGGATACATCGCACCGGCAGCAATGATAGGAGCGTCCACAAAAATCGTCACAACCTCGGCCTAGGCTGCTTCCCATGCCTAAGGCGCTTTCGCTGAATGAGATAAGGAGCCGCTGCGCCGCGTTCGCGGCCGAGTGGCGGAGTCATGCGGGTTACGAGCGCGGAGAAGGCCAAGAGTTCGTACGGGAACTGCTGGGCGCTTTCGGCCTGCCTAGGACTCGCGCCGCACTCTACGAAAGGCGAGCGCAACGCAGCAGCACCGGCCGTCAAGGTTTCATTGACGCGCTGATTCCAGGACTTGCCGTCATCGAGATGAAGTCGGCTGGCGAGGACCTGGAGAAGGCCGAAGAACAGGCACTTGATTATCTCGATGGCCTCAGCGAGGCGGAATACCCGCGGTACGTGATCAGCAGCGACTTCACGAAGTTCCGAGTACTCGACCTGGGCGCAGACGGCGAAGACTCGGCTGTCACTGAGTTCACGCTGGAGGAATTGCCCGGCAACGCCGAGGTTTTGGGCTTCCTTGCTGGCTATCAGGTCCGGGGCTTTGGGTCAAAGCAGCAAGAGAAGGCGTCCATTAAGGCAGCGCAGCTCATGGCGGCCCTGTACCAGGAGGTCGAATCCGCAGGGCTTCATGACGACCAGGTGTCGGTATTTTTGACCCGCACGCTCTTCTGCCTTTATGCCGATGATGCTGCCATTTGGGAACGCGATCTATTCGCCGAGTTCATCGAGACTCGAACAGCGGAGGACGGCAGCGACCTTGGCGCGCAGATGAGCGTGTTGTTCCAGGCAATGAACACCGATGTAAGTAGGCGTTCCGCTTCGCTCGATGAACTAATTGCGCGCTTCCCGTACGTCAACGGCGGCATCTTTGAGGAATCGTTACCGATTCCTTCGTTCCGCAAGGAGGTACGCGAAGCAATCCTGGTTTGTTGTGCGTTCAGCTGGGACGCAATCTCGCCCGCCATCTTCGGTTCCCTTTTCCAGTCAGTGAAGGATAAGGAAGCTCGTGACGAACTCGGCGAGCACTACACCACCGAGACGAACATCCTGAAGCTGATCGGTCCGCTTTTTCTCGACGAACTCAAACAGCGTTTTACCGACAACTATCACAGCAAAGCTGCCCTCAAGCGGCTGCTCGATGCACTCGGCAACTTAAGAATTTTCGACCCGGCGTGCGGCTGCGGCAACTTCTTGGTTGTCACCTTGCGGGAGTTGCGTGCGCTTGAACTCCGCATCTTGGTTCGTTTACAGGAACTTGGCGAGAACTACCAGCGCGAGTTGTTCGCTGAAAATATAGTGCGGGTCAAAATCGATCACTTCTTTGGCATCGAAATCGATGACTGGCCAGCCAGAATCGCTGGCTTAGCGCTGCACCTGGTCAACCACCAAGCCAACAAAGCGATGGAACTTGCAATCGCTGTGGCCCCGGAGCCTCTGCCGCTCATCGAATCCGGGCACATCACCGTCGACAATGCGCTGCAGATGGATTGGGCGACCGTAGTCGCTCCGACCCCTGAGGTCTACTTGCTCGGCAATCCGCCGTTCATGGGCGATCATTCGCGCTCTGCGGAACAACTGGCCGAACTGCGGGCGGTGTGGGGACTATCTAGCACCAGCCGCATGGACTACGTGACGGGCTGGTACAAGAAGGCGATTGATTATTACGGCCAGATACCGGGTCGCTTCGCATTCGTGTCCACTAACTCGATCACCCAGGGAGATCAGACCCATCGCGTTTTCGGGCCGATCTTTGAGGCCGGTTGGCGCATCCGGTTCGCCCATCGCACGTTTGCGTGGACATCCGAGGCGCCAAACGCTGCGGTCGTGCACTGCGTCATCGTCGGATTCGATCGCGGCGGCAGCGGCACCCCCGCTCCGGTGATCTACACATATGCGACTCCGCGAGGCGCTCCCGCCGCTTCTCCAGCCAAGAACATCAACGGCTATCTGCTCGACGGTCCGGACTTCCTGGTGCGCAAGCGAACTCGGCCACTGTCGCCTTCACTTCCGCAGGTGCACTACGGGTCCAAACCCACCGATGGTGGGTTTCTGATCGTCGACGCAGCGGAGTACCCGGCGGTGGCGGCTGACCCCAACATGAGGCCGTACTTGAGGCCGTACGTGGGTGCGAGGGAGATGCTCTACGACACGCCTCGTTGGTGTCTGTGGCTTATTGACCTCGACCCAAAGCACTTAAGAGCCTCGGCAGAATTACGACGACGGCTGAAGGGAGTCGAGGAGGTCCGGTTGGATTCGGACGCCGAGAGCACCCGTGAATGGGCAGACCGGCCAAGATTATTCCGCCAAATCGGTTTCCAGTCCGAGCAGCAGTTTGTCGGGATCCCCGAGGTGTCGTCAGAAAGCCGCCTCTACCTACCAATCGCGGAGCTAGAACCCAGAACCATCATCTCGAATAAGGTCTACGGCGCTGACGATCCCGATGGCTTCCTGTTCTCGATTGCTGGTTCTTCCATGCTGATCACATGGATGAAGGCAGTGGGCGGACGCATGAAGTCCGATCCATCCTTCTCCAGCACCATCATGTGGAATAACTTCCCGCTGCCGGAGGTCACCGCTGCGAAACGAACGGCGATCTGCGCGGCTGGCAAGGCGGTGCTTGAGGCGCGAGCTCTGTATCCAGACCGCACGCTCGCCGAGTTGTACCACCCGCAGAACATGCCGACCGAACTGTTACGTGCCCATGCGCAACTGGACCGCGCTGTAGATGCAGTGTTCGGACTCAGAGGTCGGGTAGACATCGATGCCCGTTTAAAGGCGCTATACACCTCGTTCAAGACGCTGAGTGACAGCGGGACGTTCGACGCGATCACCCGGCGAAGCCGACGCAGACGGTCGTAGATCGCTCAACGTTGCAGCGTAGTCACGTTGTCGCAGTTGGCTTTCTGTGCGGCCGCGGACGGCGCTCCGAGTGCGGCCACATTGCCGGTGTGGCCGTCCGTGTTGATGAGGTGCGCGTAGACGGTGAGCATCGTCTTGACGTCCCGATGCCCCATCAAATCGCGACGTCGATGGGCCGGAGCCCGCCGCGAGGCACAAGATCGCCTATGTGTGGCGAATGGACCCAAGATCGCGGCAGAGGGGCCGTCCT
The nucleotide sequence above comes from Mycolicibacterium moriokaense. Encoded proteins:
- a CDS encoding class I SAM-dependent DNA methyltransferase; translated protein: MPKALSLNEIRSRCAAFAAEWRSHAGYERGEGQEFVRELLGAFGLPRTRAALYERRAQRSSTGRQGFIDALIPGLAVIEMKSAGEDLEKAEEQALDYLDGLSEAEYPRYVISSDFTKFRVLDLGADGEDSAVTEFTLEELPGNAEVLGFLAGYQVRGFGSKQQEKASIKAAQLMAALYQEVESAGLHDDQVSVFLTRTLFCLYADDAAIWERDLFAEFIETRTAEDGSDLGAQMSVLFQAMNTDVSRRSASLDELIARFPYVNGGIFEESLPIPSFRKEVREAILVCCAFSWDAISPAIFGSLFQSVKDKEARDELGEHYTTETNILKLIGPLFLDELKQRFTDNYHSKAALKRLLDALGNLRIFDPACGCGNFLVVTLRELRALELRILVRLQELGENYQRELFAENIVRVKIDHFFGIEIDDWPARIAGLALHLVNHQANKAMELAIAVAPEPLPLIESGHITVDNALQMDWATVVAPTPEVYLLGNPPFMGDHSRSAEQLAELRAVWGLSSTSRMDYVTGWYKKAIDYYGQIPGRFAFVSTNSITQGDQTHRVFGPIFEAGWRIRFAHRTFAWTSEAPNAAVVHCVIVGFDRGGSGTPAPVIYTYATPRGAPAASPAKNINGYLLDGPDFLVRKRTRPLSPSLPQVHYGSKPTDGGFLIVDAAEYPAVAADPNMRPYLRPYVGAREMLYDTPRWCLWLIDLDPKHLRASAELRRRLKGVEEVRLDSDAESTREWADRPRLFRQIGFQSEQQFVGIPEVSSESRLYLPIAELEPRTIISNKVYGADDPDGFLFSIAGSSMLITWMKAVGGRMKSDPSFSSTIMWNNFPLPEVTAAKRTAICAAGKAVLEARALYPDRTLAELYHPQNMPTELLRAHAQLDRAVDAVFGLRGRVDIDARLKALYTSFKTLSDSGTFDAITRRSRRRRS
- a CDS encoding integrase — translated: MGHRDVKTMLTVYAHLINTDGHTGNVAALGAPSAAAQKANCDNVTTLQR